In the genome of Pseudomonas sp. B33.4, the window CCAAGGGCACCAATCTGCTGGGTGTCAAAGCAGTGATCGCCGAAAGCTTCGAGCGAATTCACCGTTCCAACCTGGTGGGCATGGGTGTGTTGCCGTTGCAATTCAAGCTTGATCAGAACCGCAAGAGCCTCAACCTGACGGGCAAAGAGACTTTCGAGATTCAGGGATTGACCGGTGTCGAGCTGACACCGCGAATGAATTTGCCGCTGGTGATTACCCGTGAGGACGGACGCCAAGAGAAGATCGAGGTGTTGTGCCGGATCGATACGTTGAATGAGGTGGAGTACTTCAAGTCGGGCGGGATCCTGCATTACGTTCTGCGCCAGTTGATCGCCTCGTAACGCACAAACCAAAGTAGGAGCTGCCGCAGGCTGCGATCTTTTGATCTTGCTTTTAAAGCCAAAGTCAAAAGATCGCAGCCTGCGGCAGCTCCTACATACAGGCGAAAAAAAAACCCGCCGAAGCGGGTTTTTCCCAAGACCATTATCGACTCCCTGTCGGCAGCGATCCTTGCAAATGGTCGATCATCCGTGATCCTGAAACACTCCCTGTGTCTCAGTTGATGTGTGTAGATTACGCAGTGGATCCAATCAGCAATAGTCGTAAAAGCTACCAGCGCGTGTAAGACATTCGCCATAGCAACCCTTCCGAAAACCCCTAGCCGTGTCAGGCATCAAGCATGGATGCCGCGATCTGCGCGACTTTCAGTTGCCCCGAGGCCTGTTCCAGCGCGTCATCCTCCAAAAACCAGGCTGCGGACAAACCGGCGAACGCCAGCACCCATTGCAGCAGCCTGCGTCGATCAAGCCCGGCAGCCTCGACAATCACATCCAGCTGCCGGCGAAAACGCTGGGGATCGGTGGCTGTCGGCAAGTCCGGGTTGCAAATCAGATTGGCGTAATCAAAGCCGCGCTCGCCCTTGACCCGTTTCGGATCGATGGCCAGCCAGCCACGCGATTGGAAATCCAGCACATTGTCGTGATGCATGTCGCCGTGCAGCACCACGACATCCTGTGGGTTAGCGAGCAAGTTTTCAGCGGCTTGCAGGCTCAGAGCGTAGAGACCGCCATGTTGTGCAGCCGCGATGCGCAGCGAAGCAAACCATGGCCCCAACTCCACCAGCGGCGGAGGCGGCGTTTCACGCGGTGCATGCAATCGCGCCAGCGCCGAACAGAGAATCCGGCTCGCCTCGTCATCTTCGCCATGCATTGCCATGTGCATCAGCGAGCGCCGGCCCATAGCGCGTTCCATCAGCAGGCCATCCTCATGATGAGCCAAGACTTGCGCAGCACCGTCACCGTCCCACCAGGTCATCAGCCGATTGCCGTACTTCTCGTCGACATCCAGCGCCACCTTGAGCATCGCCGGTGTGTCGTTCAG includes:
- a CDS encoding aminoglycoside phosphotransferase family protein encodes the protein MTVADIFEPWLKRWALVPDGAPIITPGSRLLPVRLNDTPAMLKVALDVDEKYGNRLMTWWDGDGAAQVLAHHEDGLLMERAMGRRSLMHMAMHGEDDEASRILCSALARLHAPRETPPPPLVELGPWFASLRIAAAQHGGLYALSLQAAENLLANPQDVVVLHGDMHHDNVLDFQSRGWLAIDPKRVKGERGFDYANLICNPDLPTATDPQRFRRQLDVIVEAAGLDRRRLLQWVLAFAGLSAAWFLEDDALEQASGQLKVAQIAASMLDA